From Paenibacillus polymyxa, the proteins below share one genomic window:
- a CDS encoding precorrin-8X methylmutase produces the protein MDFKTDFKPLTVQPQEIEGKSFAMITEELGEHPFTAEQYPVVQRVIHASADFELGRSMVFHPKAIEAGIAAIRAGQPVVADVQMIQAGLSKDRIRQFGGDVHVYISDPDVMEEAKRLNTTRAIISMRKAIQAGEGGIYAIGNAPTALLELIRLVKEGAAKPGLVIGMPVGFVSAAESKDELRKLDIPFITNIGRKGGSTIVVAALNAISLMAVR, from the coding sequence ATGGACTTTAAAACAGACTTTAAACCGCTAACGGTACAGCCGCAGGAGATTGAGGGTAAAAGCTTCGCAATGATCACAGAAGAATTGGGAGAGCATCCATTTACAGCTGAACAATATCCTGTCGTACAGCGTGTCATTCATGCATCTGCTGATTTTGAGTTGGGCCGCAGCATGGTATTTCATCCAAAAGCCATTGAAGCCGGAATTGCAGCTATTCGCGCAGGACAGCCGGTGGTGGCAGATGTGCAGATGATTCAGGCGGGGTTGAGCAAGGATCGCATCCGTCAATTTGGCGGGGATGTTCATGTGTACATATCTGACCCGGACGTGATGGAAGAAGCCAAAAGGCTGAACACGACACGTGCCATTATTTCGATGCGCAAAGCGATTCAGGCGGGCGAAGGTGGAATCTATGCGATTGGTAATGCGCCGACAGCGTTGCTGGAGCTGATTCGTCTGGTGAAAGAAGGAGCGGCTAAGCCTGGACTAGTGATTGGTATGCCCGTAGGTTTTGTATCGGCGGCAGAATCCAAGGACGAGCTACGCAAGCTGGATATTCCGTTCATTACGAATATTGGACGCAAGGGCGGCAGCACGATTGTCGTAGCAGCATTGAATGCAATCTCCTTAATGGCTGTCCGCTAG
- the cobK gene encoding precorrin-6A reductase: protein MIFMLCGTSDARELALQIRDTGFNVLTSVVTESAAASLSEAGLDVRTGRMTANEMGAMIREKGIQAVVDASHPFAEEAHANAMTAARESGVPYIRYERTGLVYDNHPLLHIVSSYEEAALIAKQLKGSVMLTTGSKTLGTFTKHLLGDPEIRLVARMLPRLDNMEKCGELGMEQKNIIAMQGPFSREMNEALYKHFGTTVMVTKESGRTGAVDEKVQSALDLGIHVILISRPEVEFGTVFDHFDGVIDTLRTATGKISI from the coding sequence ATGATTTTTATGCTATGCGGAACGAGCGATGCAAGGGAATTGGCGCTGCAAATCCGTGACACCGGCTTTAACGTATTAACTTCGGTCGTAACCGAAAGCGCGGCGGCCAGCTTGTCCGAAGCAGGGCTGGACGTACGTACAGGCCGAATGACAGCCAATGAAATGGGTGCAATGATTCGGGAGAAGGGGATACAGGCCGTTGTTGATGCCAGTCATCCTTTTGCAGAAGAAGCACATGCGAATGCGATGACAGCTGCTCGCGAGTCTGGAGTTCCTTATATTCGCTACGAGCGGACGGGACTGGTGTATGACAATCATCCATTGCTCCATATTGTGTCTTCTTATGAAGAGGCCGCATTAATTGCTAAGCAACTCAAAGGCTCTGTCATGCTTACGACGGGCAGTAAGACGCTCGGCACATTCACCAAGCATCTACTCGGAGACCCGGAGATTCGTCTGGTTGCACGTATGTTGCCGCGCCTCGACAATATGGAGAAATGCGGCGAACTGGGGATGGAGCAAAAAAATATTATTGCCATGCAGGGGCCCTTTTCCCGTGAGATGAACGAAGCATTGTACAAGCACTTTGGTACAACCGTGATGGTCACCAAGGAAAGCGGACGCACGGGAGCAGTGGATGAGAAGGTTCAATCTGCTCTGGATCTGGGTATTCACGTCATTTTGATTTCCAGACCGGAAGTAGAGTTTGGTACGGTATTTGATCATTTCGACGGAGTAATTGATACATTGCGCACAGCAACAGGGAAGATTTCCATTTGA